Genomic segment of Paenibacillaceae bacterium GAS479:
AACTCGTAGTCGCAGGCGTCATCGCGCACGAACGTGACTCTTTTCCAACCTGCTTCGTCGATGATGCCAATCCTTCCAGCAAAAGTACTCACCCAGCGAGCCTTGATCTCGCGGCGGGTCCGGGAAGCCTCGCGCCCACAGGCGATATAAATGCTCTCCCACTGACTAATGAAGTCATCCAGCACCCGTCGTACCATCTCAGGGATGTTGACCTCTTCCCAGCGGAAGTCTTTATTGCCTTCATCATCGACAATTTCCTGAACCAGATGGGAGTGCAGATGTTCACTTTCAAAAAAGGTCCGGTCCATTCCGATTTTCCCGGCGCGGATGCCGTCCTCAATATCATGAGTGGAGTAGGCGATGTCATCGCATAAGTCCATCAGCTGAGTTTCCAGCGTTTTGGCCCCCTCGGGCATATCCCATCGCTCGCGCAGCTCGCGGATGATTTCCCATTCTGGCGCGTAGACGCCCTTGAGGCGGCCCGGCTCGTCGATGCAATAAGGATACTTGTTTACGGCGAGCAGTACGGCTGCAGTCAGATCGAGTCCGCTGCCGCTGCCAGCGCGCTTTTCCAGAAACATGAGAATACGGAAGTTCTGGGCGTTGCCCTCGTACTTCATTCCGTACTGCTCCTGCAGCAGCCCGTTAAGCACCTCCTCGCCACGATGGCCGAAAGGAGGATGACCAAGATCATGCGCCAACGCCGCACATTCCACCACGGCAGGGCTGACTACAAGTCCGGGATGTTCACCCTGCTCAACAAAAGGATAATGCTTGGCCAATCGGCGAGCCGCCTCGCGGGCAATTTGGGAAACCTCAAGGGAATGCGTCAGCCGAGTCCGATAGTAATCGCCCGAGCCTGCGCCGAACACTTGAGACTTGCCCTGCAGACGGCGGAACGCCGGTGACTGAATCAAACGGGCATAATCGCGCTCGTATTCCTCGCGTTCTTCGCTGAAAGTGCCAAGGGCTGGTTCGTCCAGCCGCATATGTCGAATATCCACTCCGTGTCCCCCTGGCTTATGACTTATTTTGTTGAAAAGTGGAATTTGGTATACAAGCTATCTTCTATAAATTGTAGCATTAGGCCTGGCAACACCGGAAGGGTTCACTGTCTATCTATGCCGACCCCATACAGCACGCCCATTTTTTCCTCTAATGGAATAAAATATGACGTAATCACTGTATAATATTTCAAATGTGATATTAGGTGACATTAACAATACCGCAAGCGGGGCAAATGGCGCAACTTTCCGTTGACGAAAGCGTTTTAGATGAGCTATAGTTTTTACTTGCATCGGGTACTTTGTATCCGAATGTATGAAAAATAAACTTCATAAGCCGTTTCTAAGGCGTGCGACTATTTGATTAGGCATGAGCCAAGGAAAGCGATACCGGATAAACCAGCATTCTTCTTCGAATGCGGTTATTATCCTGTATTCGCTATTCTTGGTTTTTTTGCGTCCACCGGGGAACGGTAATAGGAAAGGGCGGAAGGAGGAGGAGCCGATGTCCGGTGGCAGAGAGTACCGGGTCGAGCGCGCAGTAGGCAATAACGTTATTTTGACGGTGCGTGTGGATACGGGAAAGGAATATGTGCTGTTCGGCAAAGGACTCGGCTTCGAGGCCAAAGGACTGCAGACCATTCCGGGTGACGATCCGCGCATTGAAAAGCGCTACCGGCTGGACGACAAGGAAGAAGCCGGACGCTACCGTTTGCTGCTGGAGGAAATCGAGCCGGAATCCGTCGCCATTGCCGAGCGAATCGTCGAACGAATTCGGGAGGATATGGGCATCCCCGTTAGCCCTAAAGTTTATTTTGCGCTGCCGAGCCATATTCAGTTCGCCGTATTTCGGCTGCATAGCGGGATGGAGATCAGCAATCCATTTCTGGAGGAAACGAAGCTGGCCTTCCCTCAAGAATATGCCATTGCAGCGGAAGCGGCGCGCATGATTGAAGAAGCGTTCGGAATTCCTATTCCCGAAGAGGAAATCGGCTTTCTCACCTTCCATGTCCATTCGGCTGCAGGGGAGCTATCCGCTGGACAACTGGCGCGGCGCACCAAGCTGATGGCGGAGATGATCGCGTTAATCGAGCAAGAGGGCGACATCGAAATTCCGCGCAGAGGCAGCGACTATGCAAGACTCGTTATGCATCTGCATCATGCGCTAGACCGGCTTGCGGAAGGTAAAAGCGTTACGAATCCTTTTGCCGATGAGATTGCCGACAAGTTCCCCGAAATGTACCGGATAGCTGCGCTCGCCGCAGAGAAGATGGAGAAGGAGCTCAGTTTGTCAGTGGGCAAAAACGAGATCGGATTCCTTGCGATGCATGTGCATCGTCTGTTGGAAGCTTACAGGCAAGGGGATAACCAACGCGGGCAACGCCGGGATTCGTCGGGTTTGTAGAAGAGTACGGTTTTCAAACAATTTTATCGACAAGGAGAGATTATCCATGTTCAAAAAATGGTTCAGCAGCAAAAAGGAAGTTCAGGTTGTCGAGGCCGCAGCCGCTATTACAGGACGTCTCGTTCCACTGACGGAAGTGCCGGATGAAGCTTTTGCCCAAGGAATGATGGGCCCAGGAGCCGCTATCGACCCGTCCGAAGGCGTTGCTGTCGCTCCGTTCGATGGAGTTATTGCGCATCTAATCGATACGCATCATGCGGTCATTGTGGAGCATGAATCCGGACTGCAGCTGTTGATCCATATCGGCATCAATACGGTATCTATGAAAGGCAGCGGCTTCAAGGCGCTGGTCAAAACCGGCGATGCCGTTAAGGCAGGGCAGCCGCTGATCGAGTTTGACCTGGAAGCAATCCGCGCTGCTGGCCACTCGCTCATCTCTCCGGTCATCGTGGCCGAGGAAGAAGCGGCCGAGAAGGTTGACTGTCAATACGGCGCCGTCAAGGCGGGCGCAACCGGGAATTATACGATAACCCTTAAACAAACTTAATGACGAATAGGGAGGTAAAGACATGTTAGCTTTTTTGCAAAAAATCGGGAAATCTCTCATGCTGCCAGTAGCAGCACTGCCTGCAGCGGCGATTCTGCTGCGCTTCGGCAATATCAACTACGTCACTGACTTCGGATGGGGCAGCACCGGCGAATGGATCAACACTTATATCGCACCGTTTCTGGCAGCAGGCGGTTCGGCGATTTTTGATAACTTGCCAATTATATTCGCAGTTGGCGTTGCGATCGGCATGGCTGGAGACGCTGTAGCCACGCTGGCGGCGGTTATTGCTTACTTAGTGCTGCAGAATGTGCTGAAAGCAGGTCCGGTAGTGTTCCCGGGCATCATCGGCAAGGACAGCGTACTCAACATGGGCGTACTTGGCGGTATCGCATCGGGTCTTGTTGCAGCTTATATGTACAATCGATTCCACAAAATCAAACTGCCGGACTGGCTCGGATTTTTCGGCGGCAAGCGTTTTGTACCGATCATCACGTCTGTTTCAATGATTCTTATCGGTATTGTGTTTGCACTGATCTGGGGTCCGGTGCAGGGCTGGCTGGATACGTTCGGTAATTGGGTCGTCAGCCTCGGCGGTGTCGGTGCTTTCATCTACGGGTTGGCGAACCGCTTGCTGCTCCCGTTTGGCCTGCATCATATTCTCAACAGCATTGCCTGGTTCCAGATCGGAACGTTCACAGATGCAGCTGGCAAAGTAGTAACGGGCGACCTGAACCGCTACTTCGCTGGAGACCGCACGGCGGGTATGTTCATGACTGGTTTCTTCCCGATCATGATGTTCGCGTTGCCTGCGGCGGCTATGGCTATCATCCACACTGCCCGTCCAGAGCGTCGCAAGGTGGTTTCCTCCATTTTCATCGGGGCGGCTGTCGCCTCGTTCTTGACCGGCATCACGGAGCCGCTTGAATTCGCGTTCATGTTCGTCGCGCCGCTGCTGTATGTTGTCCATGCTGTGCTTGCGGGCATTAGCGGATGGATTATGTACGAGCTTGACGTCAAGCTCGGCTTCGGATTCTCGGCCGGTTTGCTCGACTATTTGATCAACTATCAGCTTGCCACGAACCCGCTCATTCTCATTCCAGTCGGCCTGGTGTTCGCGGTTGTCTACTATGTGTTGTTCCGCTTCCTGATCGTTAAGCTGAATCTAAAAACGCCTGGCCGTGAGGACGAAGAAGCCTCCGAAACCGGCACAAGCGGCAATCCGCAAGATGTCGCTGGAGGCTCGGCACTCGGCGCTACTAGTGCTAATGATAAAGCCTCCCAGGTGCTGGACGCACTTGGCGGTGCTGGCAATATCGAGAGCGTGGACGCCTGCATTACGCGGCTGCGACTCGTCGTCAAGGACGACAAGGAAGTACGGGACGCTGACCTCAAAAAGCTGGGCGCTGTCGGCGTTATCCGCCTTGGTAAAGGCGCGGTGCAAGCTATATTCGGAACCTCTTCGGAGGAGCTGAAGGATGAGATTAATAAAAAGCTTTAGGGACAATAATCAAGGGAGCCCACTACAACAGCGCTCGGAAGAAGGATTGGTTCGCGCAGCGGGTGCAGCGGGTACCGCAGTTAAGCTTCTAAGTTCAACTTTATATAGCAAGAAAAAGAGCAAGATATAGCGGATTTTTGTTTTACGAAACAAACATGGGAATCCATATAGAGCTGCGCAGGGGAATTCGCGGCTCCTTAAGGATATGAGAGGAGATTTATCGGAAATGGAAAAAACATTCACGATTGTAAATCCGACTGGCATTCATGCCCGTCCGGCGCGGAAAATTGTCGAGGCGGCGAAGCCTTTTGCCGGTGATGTGCATCTGATTAAAGGCGACATTCGCAGCAATGCGAAAAGCCTCGTGAAGGTGTTGTCGGTCGGCGCCAAGCAAGGCGACGTCGTTACGGTTTCGGCCCAAGGCGAAGGGGCCGAGGCTGTTGTGGACGCGATCGGAGCGGTTCTGAGCTCCGCGGAAGCGGAATAGCGGGTGGCGATGAGAACGATTCAGGGAATCGGAGCCGCCCCGGGTTATGCCATCGGCCTCGCGAAGCGGGTCGGGGCGGAATTGTCCGTCGCCGCGAGATCGATCGCGGCGGAGGAGGCTGGGCGCGAGGCGGAGCGTTTCGACGCCGCCGTGGCGCAGGCATCCCGGGAGCTGGAAGCGATCCGGGAGCGGATGAGCGCCGAGGGGCGTCAGCACGAGGCGGAGATTTTTGAGGCTCACGTCTTCCTGTTGGAAGACGAGGAACTGGTGGGCGTGGCCCGCGAGCGCATCACCGAGGGGCTGCAAGCCGCCGACTCCGCTCTATGGGAGACGGCGGAGGAGGTGGCTTTGGTCATCGCCGCGCTGGATGACCCGTATTTACGGGAGCGCGCCGCTGATGTGCGCGATGTGAGTCAGCGGGTCATCCGCATCCTGCAAGGAGCGGTAGATGTTGGCACGGCGACAGAGCCACGCGTTGCGGGAGAAGCAGCGATGTTAAAAGCATCTGTAGGTAGAGAAGCCGAACGCTCGTCACTCGAGGAGAATGCAGGAGTTGGCGTTACGGGAGCTACAAATGCTGCCACAGTTCCAGGCAGTATTGTCTGGGAGGATTACCTTGCGAACATTCAAGCCCCGCTCAAGCAGGTGTTAATCGCGGAGGATTTGACTCCATCCGATACGGCACAGCTGGACCCGGAGCAGGTGGCTGGTTTTGCGACAGCCGTCGGGGGCCGGACTTCGCATAGCGCCATCATCGCGCGTTCTGTCGGCGTCGCTGCATCAGTCGGTGCGGGCGAGGCGCTGAATGATATAAAAGATGGACAGCCTGTCATCGTGGACGGATTTAGTGGTGAGATCATCGTTGATCCAACGGTAGAAGAGCTGGAGCGTTATCATGCGCTCGAAGCAGAATACCGCCGCAGCCAAGCCGAGAACGAAGCTTTCCGCGGCCGTCCGTCCATCAGCGCCGATGGCGTGCAGGTGGAGCTCGCTGCCAACATCGGTAGCGCTCAGGACGCCGTCCAGGCGAAAAAACATGATGCAGAAGGCATCGGCTTGTTCCGCACGGAGTTCCTTTATATGGGACGGGACACGCTACCCGGTGAGGACGAGCAGTACGGAGCCTACCGCGCCGCTGCAGAGGCGCTCGGCCCGGATGCTTCTGTCGTTATTCGCACGATGGATATCGGTGGCGACAAAGAGCTGCCGCTGCTGGATCTGCCGCGCGAGGACAATCCTTTCCTCGGCTACCGCGCCCTGCGCATCAGCCTGGACCGTCCGCAGCTGTTCAAGACCCAGCTGCGGGCAATACTGCGCGCCAGCGCTCATGGAAACATCAAAGTGATGTTCCCGATGGTCGCCACGCTCGGCGAGTGGCGTCGCGCCAAGGCACTGCTGGATGAGGCGCGCGAGGAGCTGCGCGCTGAAGGCAAGCCGTTCCGAGATGATATGGAAGCCGGTATCATGATCGAGATTCCAGCCGCCGCCATGATGGCGGACCGTCTGGCACGAGAGGTCGACTTCTTCAGCATCGGCACGAATGATCTCGTGCAGTACACAATGGCGGCCGATCGGATGAATCCGAAGCTCAGCTATTTGAGCGATCCGCTGCATCCGCCGGTGCTTCGCCTCATCGACCGCGTCATCCGCGCTGCCCATGCCGAAGGCAAGTGGGTCGGCATGTGCGGCGAAATGGCCGGCAATCCGCTGGCGGTGCCGCTCTTGCTCGGCATGGGCCTGGACGAGTTCAGCATGAGCTCGTCCGCCATCCTCAGCACGCGCGCGCTGCTCTCGCGCTTGAACCAGTCCGAGCTGACGGCGCTTGCCGCCGCCGCTCTGGACCTGGACAGCGCGGACGATGTTCGCGCGCTGGTGGAGCAACGCGTGCCGCAGGCGGCAGCACGCGCCTAATAATCCTTTGCGCGCGAGTATCCGCGCGCAACAATGTCCTACGCATGGTTTCTCCATGCGTAAAAAAGGGACCTTTTCCCAGAAGCTCCTATAACCTACATGAAATGAAATTGCCTTAGCAAGACGGGAGGAGACTGAGCCAAGCTCATCTTCCCCCGTCTTTGTTTATCTGCCATTTCTAAAGCAAATTGTGGGCAAGGCAAAACCACCCAAGTCCAAATGTCCTCCACTTAGGTATACGTCCAGTTGTCTGACTTACTAACCTTCTGTTTCCTAGTACGACCATTCTCCTTGTGGTAGGTGTTGTTCTTCATGATCCATTGGATCGATCTAAGCACAGGCTAACGGAACTCAGAGAGCTTATTCCCTTCAAACACAGGGTTCGAATCATCTAACGGAACTCAGCCACGTTATTAGGGTCCAAATGATGATTTTACCGTGAATCCCCCTCAAATAGCGTTTCTGAGTTCCGTTACGCTGCGAATCTCCTCCATTTTGCTGGAATAAGGCTTCTCCGTTCCGTTACGCCTGGAGAAGCATTCATTCATTCATGCACGAGCGAAACTCAACGCGCTTCAGCTTAGAACATGATCCAGCCCCAATAACCAATATTGTCCTGGTCAGCTAAATTAATTAAGGGCCATCCCAAAATTCATCCGACGGATGAATTTTGGGATGGCCCTTTTTTATGTTGAGATTGTCTCTTAGCTGCGCCCTTTCGCTGTCTCGCGGATGAGGTCATGCAGCTGTGGCAGCGGATCAGCGGGAGCTGCTGCTATCAAGCGGTCTTGCAGATCCGGATCGCCAGTAGTAAGCGCCCGCAGCTCTTGCATCAGCGTGACCGTGCTCAGCTTCTCCTCCGGCAGCACTCGAGCAAGCCCAGCAGCCTCAAAGGAGGCTGCATTGCGCAACTGGTCACCGCGGCTTTGCGAGAGCGGCAGCGGCACAAGCAGCATTGGCTTGCGCAGCGCCAGCATCTCGAAGAGCGCGTTGGCGCCTGCGCGCGTCAGCACGGCATCAGCCAGCGCCAGCACATCGGGCAGCTCCTCCGATAAATACTCGAACGAGCGGTAGCCCGGCTCTACAACGGAATCGCTCGTTGCCGATCCACCCGTCATTGAGCCGCCCGTCGCTAATCCGCTCACCGTCAAACGACCGGTCGCTGAACGCCCCGTCGCTCCCCCGCCTGTCCCCGGGCCTTTCGCTGCCAAGCTAGCCTCCGCCGAGCCTCCACCAGCCTCCTTAGCTCCGCTGGCCGCCGAGCCACCGCCAGCCACCGCAGCTTCGCTGGCGACCTGCCCTTTGCCGCGCAAATGGACGATCTGCCAGCGCGGCAGCAGCTCCGGCAGCGCCTCGGTGATCGCCTCGTTAAGGCGGCGCGAGCCGAGGCTGCCGCCCATGACGAGCAGGACGGGGCGGCTGCGGTCGAAGCCGCACAGCTTCCGACCGCGTTCCGCATCGCCGTTGTACAGCTCCGGCCGCACGAGCGGTCCAACCTGCACAACGCGTGCGCCGCGGATATAGGCGGCCGTCTCGGGGAAAGTCGTACAGACGGCAGTCGCGCAAGGAATTGCGATCCGATTGGCAAGACCAGGTGTTACGTCGGACTCGTGGATGATGGCTGGAATACGGTTGAGCTTCGCTCCCAGCACAACCGGCACACTTACGAAGCCGCCTTTGGAAAATACAATATTCGGCCGCAGCCGTCGCAGCAGCGCCGTGGCCTGCACCAATCCCTTGCCGACGCGCAGCATGTCGGATAGATTGCGTTTATCCCAGTAGCGGCGCAGTTTACCAGTGGAAATCTCATGGTAGGTCACGCCTTTTAGCGGCTCGATTAGGCTGCGCTCGATGCCATCTTTTGAGCCGATGTAATGAACGGACCAACCGTCTGCCAGCAGGCCAGGAATCAAAGCCAGATTGACGCTCACATGTCCGGTAGAGCCGCCTCCTGTGAGGAC
This window contains:
- a CDS encoding dGTPase, with the translated sequence MDIRHMRLDEPALGTFSEEREEYERDYARLIQSPAFRRLQGKSQVFGAGSGDYYRTRLTHSLEVSQIAREAARRLAKHYPFVEQGEHPGLVVSPAVVECAALAHDLGHPPFGHRGEEVLNGLLQEQYGMKYEGNAQNFRILMFLEKRAGSGSGLDLTAAVLLAVNKYPYCIDEPGRLKGVYAPEWEIIRELRERWDMPEGAKTLETQLMDLCDDIAYSTHDIEDGIRAGKIGMDRTFFESEHLHSHLVQEIVDDEGNKDFRWEEVNIPEMVRRVLDDFISQWESIYIACGREASRTRREIKARWVSTFAGRIGIIDEAGWKRVTFVRDDACDYELLRTMEILKKLAWVTLIKDFRVQRLQMRSEIMIKRLWDSFIKPETGCLIVPSDWLQNYESHAAKWSWPRFVADYIAGMTDAYAEKVYAELFASKSGSIYEMD
- a CDS encoding transcriptional antiterminator, BglG family is translated as MSGGREYRVERAVGNNVILTVRVDTGKEYVLFGKGLGFEAKGLQTIPGDDPRIEKRYRLDDKEEAGRYRLLLEEIEPESVAIAERIVERIREDMGIPVSPKVYFALPSHIQFAVFRLHSGMEISNPFLEETKLAFPQEYAIAAEAARMIEEAFGIPIPEEEIGFLTFHVHSAAGELSAGQLARRTKLMAEMIALIEQEGDIEIPRRGSDYARLVMHLHHALDRLAEGKSVTNPFADEIADKFPEMYRIAALAAEKMEKELSLSVGKNEIGFLAMHVHRLLEAYRQGDNQRGQRRDSSGL
- a CDS encoding PTS system, glucose-specific IIA component — encoded protein: MFKKWFSSKKEVQVVEAAAAITGRLVPLTEVPDEAFAQGMMGPGAAIDPSEGVAVAPFDGVIAHLIDTHHAVIVEHESGLQLLIHIGINTVSMKGSGFKALVKTGDAVKAGQPLIEFDLEAIRAAGHSLISPVIVAEEEAAEKVDCQYGAVKAGATGNYTITLKQT
- a CDS encoding PTS system N-acetylglucosamine-specific IIB component, Glc family /PTS system N-acetylglucosamine-specific IIC component, Glc family codes for the protein MLAFLQKIGKSLMLPVAALPAAAILLRFGNINYVTDFGWGSTGEWINTYIAPFLAAGGSAIFDNLPIIFAVGVAIGMAGDAVATLAAVIAYLVLQNVLKAGPVVFPGIIGKDSVLNMGVLGGIASGLVAAYMYNRFHKIKLPDWLGFFGGKRFVPIITSVSMILIGIVFALIWGPVQGWLDTFGNWVVSLGGVGAFIYGLANRLLLPFGLHHILNSIAWFQIGTFTDAAGKVVTGDLNRYFAGDRTAGMFMTGFFPIMMFALPAAAMAIIHTARPERRKVVSSIFIGAAVASFLTGITEPLEFAFMFVAPLLYVVHAVLAGISGWIMYELDVKLGFGFSAGLLDYLINYQLATNPLILIPVGLVFAVVYYVLFRFLIVKLNLKTPGREDEEASETGTSGNPQDVAGGSALGATSANDKASQVLDALGGAGNIESVDACITRLRLVVKDDKEVRDADLKKLGAVGVIRLGKGAVQAIFGTSSEELKDEINKKL
- a CDS encoding phosphocarrier protein; the encoded protein is MEKTFTIVNPTGIHARPARKIVEAAKPFAGDVHLIKGDIRSNAKSLVKVLSVGAKQGDVVTVSAQGEGAEAVVDAIGAVLSSAEAE
- a CDS encoding phosphoenolpyruvate-protein phosphotransferase, encoding MRTIQGIGAAPGYAIGLAKRVGAELSVAARSIAAEEAGREAERFDAAVAQASRELEAIRERMSAEGRQHEAEIFEAHVFLLEDEELVGVARERITEGLQAADSALWETAEEVALVIAALDDPYLRERAADVRDVSQRVIRILQGAVDVGTATEPRVAGEAAMLKASVGREAERSSLEENAGVGVTGATNAATVPGSIVWEDYLANIQAPLKQVLIAEDLTPSDTAQLDPEQVAGFATAVGGRTSHSAIIARSVGVAASVGAGEALNDIKDGQPVIVDGFSGEIIVDPTVEELERYHALEAEYRRSQAENEAFRGRPSISADGVQVELAANIGSAQDAVQAKKHDAEGIGLFRTEFLYMGRDTLPGEDEQYGAYRAAAEALGPDASVVIRTMDIGGDKELPLLDLPREDNPFLGYRALRISLDRPQLFKTQLRAILRASAHGNIKVMFPMVATLGEWRRAKALLDEAREELRAEGKPFRDDMEAGIMIEIPAAAMMADRLAREVDFFSIGTNDLVQYTMAADRMNPKLSYLSDPLHPPVLRLIDRVIRAAHAEGKWVGMCGEMAGNPLAVPLLLGMGLDEFSMSSSAILSTRALLSRLNQSELTALAAAALDLDSADDVRALVEQRVPQAAARA
- a CDS encoding Glycosyltransferase family 28 C-terminal domain-containing protein, whose product is MKTTMKTRHHDKTIVLTGGGSTGHVSVNLALIPGLLADGWSVHYIGSKDGIERSLIEPLKGVTYHEISTGKLRRYWDKRNLSDMLRVGKGLVQATALLRRLRPNIVFSKGGFVSVPVVLGAKLNRIPAIIHESDVTPGLANRIAIPCATAVCTTFPETAAYIRGARVVQVGPLVRPELYNGDAERGRKLCGFDRSRPVLLVMGGSLGSRRLNEAITEALPELLPRWQIVHLRGKGQVASEAAVAGGGSAASGAKEAGGGSAEASLAAKGPGTGGGATGRSATGRLTVSGLATGGSMTGGSATSDSVVEPGYRSFEYLSEELPDVLALADAVLTRAGANALFEMLALRKPMLLVPLPLSQSRGDQLRNAASFEAAGLARVLPEEKLSTVTLMQELRALTTGDPDLQDRLIAAAPADPLPQLHDLIRETAKGRS